The genomic stretch ATGCGTTTTTACGATAAGATCCCGCTCAAGTCGATGTGGGAGAATCGCACCAGCATCCGCATCGTGCCGCCGGCCGCTGTGCGCTTCGGCGCATACCTCGCGGCCAATACCGTACTGATGCCGTCGTTCATCAATATCGGCGCGTACGTCGGCGAGGGCACGATGGTCGATACGTGGGCGACCGTGGGCAGCTGCGCGCAGATCGGCACCAACGTGCATCTCTCGGGCGGCGTCGGCATCGGCGGCGTGCTTGAACCGCCGACGGCGCGGCCCGTCATCATCGATGACGGCGCGTTCATCGGTTCGCGCTGCGTCGTCGTCGAAGGCGTATACGTCGGCAAGGAGGCCGTCCTCGGCGCCGGCACGGTGCTCACGGGATCGACGCCTATCATCGACGTCATGCAGCAGCCGGCAAAGGTCTACAAAGGTGAAGTCCCCACGCGCGCGGTCGTGATCCCAGGAATGCAATCTAAGACTTTCCCCGGCGGCCTCTTCGGCACGCCGTGCGCGTTGATCATCGGCGAGCGCAGCGAATCGACTGACAAGAAGACCTCGCTCAACGCGGCGCTGCGCGATTTCAACGTCGGCGTTTGACCGGAATCGCGTTCTCGGTCTGCATCGATGCGCTGTGCCTCATCGGCCTGTATGGCGCTGTCTACATGCAAGGAAAGGCCAATCGCTATGCG from Candidatus Eremiobacteraceae bacterium encodes the following:
- a CDS encoding 2,3,4,5-tetrahydropyridine-2,6-dicarboxylate N-succinyltransferase, which codes for MQVQLDREQLSMTIHAAYDDRQLLTTAPVRKAVERTVGALDNGWLRAAEPVDGQWVVNDWVKQAIELYFAMHNAEPSEAGPMRFYDKIPLKSMWENRTSIRIVPPAAVRFGAYLAANTVLMPSFINIGAYVGEGTMVDTWATVGSCAQIGTNVHLSGGVGIGGVLEPPTARPVIIDDGAFIGSRCVVVEGVYVGKEAVLGAGTVLTGSTPIIDVMQQPAKVYKGEVPTRAVVIPGMQSKTFPGGLFGTPCALIIGERSESTDKKTSLNAALRDFNVGV